The genomic stretch TCGAGCGCGCGGAGAAGACCGCGGTCGAGACCGCTACGCGACTGGAAACGGAGCGTGACCGCGAGGCGGCGCTCGCGCGCGAACGAGCCTCTGCGGCCGCCGCGCTCGACGAGCAGCTCCGTGCGGCCCGGGTCGAACTCGACCGCGCGAGTGCGCTCGCGGCACAGCGACAGAAGGACAACGAGGTACTCTCTGCACGCGTTGCTCAGTTGCAGCGCGAGGTGGGCGCAGGTGTTTCGGCGTCCGTGGTACAGCCGGCGGTGGTTGCAGTCGGGAGCGGTCCGGCCGCCACGGAGTTCATTGCGCGCATCGATCGGCTCGATCGTCGTGTGCTCGAGCTCGAGTCGGAACGTAACGCAGCGCGTGAGACCGTCAGCGTGCTCACCGCGCAAGCCTCCGAGGCGAAGCAGTTGCGCGACGACACGCTGGCGCGTTTTCAAGACGTGGTTTCTCAACTCAACGCCGTGCGCGAGGAGCGCGAACGACTCGGGCGAGCCAACAGCGCGTTGCAGGCCGAACTTCGTGCCGCCATGCGCGCGGCAGGCAACGCATCGGCGCCAGCGGAGGCGTCCGGCTCCACCGATGCGTCGGGCAGCCAGCTCGGACGTTTCCTTGCTTCGATCATCCAAGCGAATCCGGCAGGAGGGCGAGAAGCGATGGTCGCGATGGTCGCGGGCTTCGAGATATCCGGCGTGCAGATCGCGGGGCCGAGTCCGAGCGTGGTGCTCAACGGTCAGACGTTTCGTCCGGGCGAGATCGTCGCGCCCACTCACCGGTTGCGCCTCGCGCGCGTCGCGGCGAGCGAACTCGTCTTCACCGACGCCGAAGGCAACGAATACCGACGCTCGTTCTGACAGCCTCTCTCTCGCTTCGGCCGGCCGTGCTTGCTCGCGCGAGCATCCGCGTTTTCTTGTGTGTCGTGGACGACCGCGAAGCCATCGCCGCTTACAACGACGTCGAAGAACGTGGCCGGTTGTCGCGTTTTCCGGGCGTGCTCTGGCCCGATCTGAATCTCGACCGGGACAACTTGCGGCGACTCGTGGAGGGCGTGTTGGAGGAGCGGCTCGACCTCGTGGGCTTGGCGTTCGGCGACGACATCGATCGGGATGCTTTGGCCGATCGCGTCGAGGAAGCGTGGCGGATGGACGAGATGCAGGTGCGCTTCGCCCCGGAAGGCGTCTCCATCCGATTTGCCTGCACGGTGCGTGTCGCGCTCGGGGAAGCCGAGGGCGAAGGAGAGGAGCACACGATCGCTTTGGGCGGCGACTCGTTCGTCGACTTGGAGATCGCGGGCGCGTTGTGTCTCTCGTTCGTGGCGCGGTTGCACACGCGACCGTTCATCGACTTCATGGGCGGTACCGTCGCAAAGCCCGAGGAGCGTGGTGCGGGGACTCCACCGGCGCGGCAGATCGATCCCTTCACCCTGCTGGTGAGTCCGCAACTCGCCATCGGTTGGGGGCTCAACGACGTATCGACCGACTGATCTCGACGGTCCCTGATCGCGTCGAGCGGCGTGCGAGTGCGGACGCGGATCGGCACGTCGGGGGATGAACGGCTTCGCCGAGAGACCCACGACGCGCAGTGGGGCCTGCGCGTCCACTTGGAGTGTGCGTGCGTTTGGCGCCGGGCCGTTCGCCCGTCGCGAAGTCGCGGGTTGACCGCGGCGACCCGCCGCAGCCAGCCTTCGCGCATGGCCGCACGGCTCTTCCCTCGGGACATCATCCGCATCAAACGCGACGGCGGTCGCCTCGATCGCGATGCCATTGAAACTTGGATACGCGGCGTCGTGGACGGCTCCTTCGCCGACTACCAGAGCGCGGCGATGCTCATGGCGATCTTCCAGCGCGGCATGACCGACGAGGAAACAGCCCTGCTCACCGAAGCGATGATGCGCTCCGGCGAAGTGATCGAGATCCCGGAAGTCCGGCTGCCGAAGGTCGACAAACACTCCACCGGCGGCGTGGGCGACAAGGTTTCCCTCGTCCTCGCGCCACTCGCCGCGGCTGCCGGTCTCGCCGTACCGATGATCAGCGGACGCGGCCTCGGGCACACCGGCGGCACGCTCGACAAGCTCGAGTCCATCCCCGGCTTCCGCGTCGCCCTGAGCGGCGAGGAATACCGCCGCCAACTCGCGACTGTCGGCATCTCGCTCGCCGGGCAGACGGCCTCCTTCGTGCCCGCCGATCGCAAGCTCTACGCCCTGCGCGACGTCACGGCCACGGTCGAGTGCATCCCGCTCATCTGCGCGAGCATCATGAGCAAGAAACTGGCCGAAGGCATCGACGCCCTCGTGCTCGACGTGAAGTTCGGCCGCGGTGCCTTCATGAAGCGGATCGAAGACGCCCGCATGCTCGCACGCGCGATGGTGTCGATCGGCAAGGCCATGCGGCGACCGACCGTCGCGTTGCTCACCTCCATGGATCGGCCGCTCGGTCGTGCCGTGGGGCATTCGCTCGAGGTGATCGAATCGGTCGAGTGCCTGAAGGGGCGTGGCCCCGCGGACCTCATGGAAGTCACGATGGAACTCACCGCCCGCATGGTCGTGCTCGGCGGGCTGGAGCGCGACGTCCCGTCCGCGCGGGCTCGTTTGCAGCGGGCACTGGAGTCCGGTGCGGCTTTGGACAAGTTCCGCGAGGTCGTCGCTGCGCAGGACGGCGATCCGGGAGTGGTGGACGACTACGGCCGACTGCCGACCGCGCGCCGCACCGTCGAGATCGTGTCTCCGGAATCGGGATACATCCACGACGTCGACGCCATGGCGATCGCGCAGGTCGTGACGCTGCTCGGAGGCAGTCGATCGCGCGTCGAGGACGGCGTCGACCATGCCGTCGGAGTTTCGGATCTCGCCCAGGCCGGCGAGCCGATCGCCGCGGGTGCGTTGCTCTGCCGGCTCCAAGTGAACGACGAGTCCCGCCTCCAAGCGGCGCTCGATCTCGCGCAGGGGGCCTTCTCGATCGGTGCCGGGCGTCCGGAACTTTCGCCGCTCGTGTCGGAGGAGATCGCA from Opitutales bacterium ASA1 encodes the following:
- a CDS encoding pyrimidine-nucleoside phosphorylase, with amino-acid sequence MAARLFPRDIIRIKRDGGRLDRDAIETWIRGVVDGSFADYQSAAMLMAIFQRGMTDEETALLTEAMMRSGEVIEIPEVRLPKVDKHSTGGVGDKVSLVLAPLAAAAGLAVPMISGRGLGHTGGTLDKLESIPGFRVALSGEEYRRQLATVGISLAGQTASFVPADRKLYALRDVTATVECIPLICASIMSKKLAEGIDALVLDVKFGRGAFMKRIEDARMLARAMVSIGKAMRRPTVALLTSMDRPLGRAVGHSLEVIESVECLKGRGPADLMEVTMELTARMVVLGGLERDVPSARARLQRALESGAALDKFREVVAAQDGDPGVVDDYGRLPTARRTVEIVSPESGYIHDVDAMAIAQVVTLLGGSRSRVEDGVDHAVGVSDLAQAGEPIAAGALLCRLQVNDESRLQAALDLAQGAFSIGAGRPELSPLVSEEIA